One stretch of Streptomyces sp. NBC_00443 DNA includes these proteins:
- a CDS encoding MFS transporter, with protein sequence MSTDLALWARLRDVLMLQRRETRLLLASVTADSFGTGIFTATSVLFFTTVRGFSVSAVGLAISLGSLCAFFLGPRIGALADRVGPQKSLIVLFGVRAVGYGLYLLAEQYWLFVVLACVVTTADRASPALNQALMGRLFEAKDRATILGTVFSARNGAIVLGSLAATLPIVTGSSALYLVGIGVNAASFIAAALLVARLHIPKAEPAATGRDKERRGGASPLRDRRYLAITVVNGVAQTHNTILSLVLPLWIVHATSSPKWSLTALLALNGALAMAAQVPVNRMFADFSAALRASALGGAAVCAACLAYAGAGAVGDAWVALAILVVAMLAHTAGESLFIASTPLSFELAPKESLGRYLSFYNLGRVGQDLVGPLLIVGPLVDRGTPMWLLVGVVVLLGGLVPWGLLKDDALAANGRSAR encoded by the coding sequence GTGAGCACTGACCTCGCCCTGTGGGCACGTCTGCGCGACGTGCTGATGCTGCAACGGCGTGAGACCAGACTGCTCCTGGCGAGTGTGACCGCCGACTCCTTCGGCACCGGCATCTTCACGGCGACTTCGGTCCTGTTCTTCACCACCGTCCGGGGCTTCAGCGTGTCCGCCGTCGGCCTGGCGATCTCCCTGGGCAGCCTCTGCGCGTTCTTCCTCGGCCCCCGCATCGGCGCCCTCGCGGACCGGGTCGGGCCGCAGAAGAGCCTCATCGTGCTGTTCGGTGTACGTGCCGTGGGCTACGGCCTGTACCTGCTCGCCGAGCAGTACTGGCTGTTCGTGGTGCTCGCCTGCGTCGTGACGACGGCCGACCGGGCCAGCCCTGCCCTCAACCAGGCCCTGATGGGCCGACTGTTCGAGGCCAAGGACCGGGCGACGATCCTGGGCACCGTGTTCTCGGCGCGCAACGGGGCGATCGTGCTCGGGTCGCTGGCCGCCACCCTGCCCATCGTGACCGGCTCCAGCGCCCTGTACCTGGTGGGGATCGGGGTCAACGCCGCGTCCTTCATCGCCGCCGCGCTCCTCGTGGCCCGGCTGCACATCCCGAAGGCGGAGCCCGCGGCCACCGGCCGGGACAAGGAACGCCGCGGCGGGGCCTCCCCCTTGCGCGACCGGCGGTACCTGGCCATCACGGTCGTCAACGGCGTGGCCCAGACGCACAACACGATCCTGTCCCTGGTGCTGCCCCTGTGGATCGTCCACGCCACCAGCTCTCCCAAGTGGAGCCTCACCGCGCTGCTCGCCCTCAACGGCGCGCTGGCCATGGCGGCTCAGGTACCGGTGAACCGGATGTTCGCCGACTTCTCCGCCGCCCTGCGCGCGTCGGCGCTCGGCGGTGCCGCCGTCTGCGCCGCGTGTCTCGCCTACGCCGGGGCCGGGGCGGTCGGCGACGCCTGGGTGGCGCTCGCGATCCTCGTGGTCGCCATGCTCGCCCACACGGCCGGGGAGAGCCTCTTCATCGCGAGTACGCCGTTGTCCTTCGAGCTCGCCCCGAAGGAGTCGCTCGGACGGTATCTGTCCTTCTACAACCTGGGCCGGGTGGGCCAGGACCTCGTCGGGCCGCTGCTGATCGTGGGGCCGCTCGTGGACCGGGGCACTCCCATGTGGCTGCTGGTCGGCGTGGTTGTGCTGCTCGGCGGCCTCGTGCCGTGGGGCCTCCTCAAGGACGACGCGCTCGCCGCGAACGGGCGGTCGGCGCGGTGA
- a CDS encoding MupA/Atu3671 family FMN-dependent luciferase-like monooxygenase, whose amino-acid sequence MRFSVMFFASGEAAPQETCRTVLETSRLADVHGLDAVWTPERHFDQFGSVFPNPALTSAALATATEHIQLRAGSLISPLHHTVRIAEDWSVVDNWSSGRAAVSFGSGWNANDFVLAPDAYESRHQVMLEQIDTVRALWRGEDVELPNGTGQPFAARLHPQPVQPELPIWITSSGNPRTFQDAGARGLNVLTHLIGQNLDQLAEKVALYRKARADAGFDPATGTVSLMLHTHLDDDPEAAEARSRAPFRDYLRSAVKLELRAAQGGGAISGGHVLPDDEIPEDLLEELLDATYERYLQGGSLIGSPDTCQGMADRVAAAGVDDIACLLDFGVPSERIPAVIPLIAALAGEGSPGREVVESEH is encoded by the coding sequence TTGCGCTTCAGCGTCATGTTCTTTGCCTCCGGTGAGGCGGCCCCGCAGGAGACCTGCCGGACGGTGCTGGAGACCAGCCGTCTGGCCGACGTACACGGCCTGGACGCGGTGTGGACTCCCGAACGGCACTTCGACCAGTTCGGCAGCGTGTTCCCCAACCCGGCGCTCACCAGCGCCGCGCTGGCCACCGCGACCGAACATATCCAGCTGCGGGCCGGCAGCCTCATCTCTCCGCTGCACCACACGGTGCGCATCGCCGAGGACTGGTCCGTCGTCGACAACTGGTCGTCCGGCCGTGCGGCAGTCTCCTTCGGCTCCGGCTGGAACGCCAACGACTTCGTGCTGGCCCCCGACGCCTACGAGTCGCGGCACCAGGTCATGCTGGAGCAGATCGACACGGTGCGCGCCCTGTGGCGAGGCGAGGACGTCGAGCTCCCCAACGGCACCGGGCAGCCCTTCGCGGCACGCCTGCACCCCCAGCCCGTCCAGCCGGAACTACCGATCTGGATCACCTCGTCGGGGAACCCGCGGACCTTCCAGGATGCCGGGGCCCGCGGCCTCAACGTGCTGACCCACCTGATCGGCCAGAACCTGGACCAGCTCGCCGAGAAGGTGGCCCTCTACCGCAAGGCCCGCGCGGACGCCGGCTTCGACCCGGCCACCGGGACGGTCTCCCTGATGCTGCACACCCACCTGGACGACGACCCGGAGGCCGCCGAGGCCCGCAGCCGCGCACCGTTCCGCGACTATCTGCGCTCCGCGGTGAAGCTGGAGCTCCGGGCCGCCCAGGGCGGCGGCGCCATCAGCGGCGGGCATGTCCTGCCCGACGACGAGATCCCCGAGGACCTCCTCGAGGAGTTGCTGGACGCGACCTACGAGCGCTATCTGCAGGGCGGCTCCCTGATCGGCTCCCCGGACACCTGCCAGGGCATGGCCGACCGGGTGGCGGCGGCGGGTGTCGACGACATCGCCTGTCTGCTGGACTTCGGCGTGCCCAGCGAGCGGATCCCCGCGGTGATCCCGCTGATCGCCGCGCTCGCCGGCGAGGGCAGCCCCGGACGTGAGGTCGTCGAGAGTGAGCACTGA
- a CDS encoding ATP-grasp domain-containing protein, with product MNTRVCLVSPKPPMLQRARRLKLDVVCVYTPEEFRKLPADALHDEICLVLRHQSDPRELVDSVRALHDRTPFSAVVTVQEEGVITTALLNDALGLNGVSAETVALLTDKWRMRRHTAERGVSTVRAAVASSLEDIREFGAAQGYPLIAKPLGGSASIGIHKIDSAEAAESAYAALSGLDLRQFLLEEYLEGPEISVDALSFDGRHVPIAIADKITGTGFVEFGHVIPAQLDPSLEEEVCRTVSDFLDAVGLRSGLSHTELKLTSAGPRVVESHNRRGGDRINTMTHAVHGIDLEEAGLAWATGLLQPLIARPAANGGAAVVFFEAEPGRLVAIAGADEARAHAGVVEFHLNFEVGQLIPRVRWSLDRAGYVVVTAETAQAARDLAQSLASQVRFVTEPDPAAEEDGAQGLHRYRDLVAELNQVPHVDALT from the coding sequence ATGAACACGCGTGTCTGTCTCGTCTCGCCCAAACCCCCGATGCTCCAGCGGGCCAGGCGGCTGAAGCTGGACGTGGTCTGCGTGTACACCCCCGAGGAGTTCCGCAAGCTCCCCGCCGACGCCTTGCACGACGAGATCTGCCTGGTGCTGCGGCACCAGTCCGACCCGCGGGAGCTGGTGGACTCCGTCCGAGCGCTGCACGACCGTACGCCGTTCTCGGCCGTGGTGACCGTTCAGGAGGAGGGCGTCATCACCACCGCTCTGCTCAACGACGCCCTCGGCCTGAACGGTGTCTCCGCCGAGACCGTGGCGCTGCTGACCGACAAGTGGCGCATGCGCCGGCACACCGCGGAGCGCGGCGTCAGCACCGTGCGGGCGGCCGTCGCGTCGAGCCTGGAGGACATCAGGGAGTTCGGTGCGGCCCAGGGATACCCGTTGATCGCCAAGCCGCTGGGCGGCTCCGCGAGCATCGGCATCCACAAGATCGACAGCGCCGAGGCGGCCGAGTCCGCGTACGCCGCGCTGAGTGGGCTCGACCTGAGGCAGTTCCTGCTGGAGGAGTACCTCGAAGGCCCGGAGATCAGCGTGGACGCTCTTTCCTTCGACGGCCGTCATGTGCCGATCGCCATCGCGGACAAGATCACCGGAACTGGCTTCGTCGAGTTCGGACACGTGATTCCCGCCCAGCTGGACCCTTCCCTGGAGGAGGAGGTGTGCCGCACGGTGTCCGACTTCCTGGACGCGGTCGGCCTCCGCAGCGGTCTGTCGCACACCGAGTTGAAGCTCACGTCGGCCGGGCCCCGGGTGGTCGAGAGCCACAACCGGCGCGGGGGCGACCGGATCAACACCATGACGCACGCCGTCCACGGCATCGACCTGGAGGAGGCCGGCCTCGCCTGGGCCACGGGTCTGCTCCAGCCGCTCATCGCGCGTCCCGCGGCAAACGGCGGTGCGGCTGTCGTCTTCTTCGAGGCCGAGCCCGGCCGACTGGTCGCCATCGCGGGCGCCGACGAGGCGCGCGCCCACGCCGGTGTCGTCGAGTTCCACCTCAATTTCGAGGTGGGCCAGCTCATCCCGCGGGTCCGCTGGTCGCTGGACCGGGCCGGGTATGTGGTGGTGACGGCCGAGACGGCACAGGCCGCGCGGGACTTGGCCCAGTCGTTGGCCTCCCAGGTGCGGTTCGTGACCGAGCCCGACCCGGCGGCCGAGGAGGACGGTGCGCAGGGACTTCACCGTTACCGCGACCTCGTGGCAGAACTCAATCAGGTCCCCCACGTCGATGCACTGACGTAA
- a CDS encoding aspartate/glutamate racemase family protein codes for MSTVTSGYRTATQAPDPAASGIVGVLGGMGPAATADFFAKLVRETPAVSDQEHLRTLVWSDATVPDRTDAILSAGPSPLPRLLEGVHLLQSAGAAIIAMPCSTAHAFLPDLRRASAVPILSMIDASVRRLPAAAPSVSRVGLLATTGTLVTGLYQESLREQGIDAVVPPPLLQQRSVMRAVRLIKAGELEAAEQALAPAVRSVAGAGAGMIVAACTELPLVLGHRAENLPVFDPTTALAQDAVALARRLPRPDHTKE; via the coding sequence GTGAGCACGGTCACCTCCGGGTACCGGACCGCGACGCAGGCACCCGATCCGGCGGCGTCCGGCATCGTCGGTGTGCTCGGCGGCATGGGGCCGGCCGCCACGGCGGACTTCTTCGCGAAGCTGGTACGGGAGACGCCCGCCGTCAGTGACCAGGAGCATCTGCGGACGCTGGTGTGGTCCGACGCCACTGTGCCGGACCGCACCGACGCCATCCTGTCGGCCGGGCCCAGCCCGCTGCCCCGCCTGCTCGAAGGGGTCCACCTGCTCCAGTCCGCGGGGGCCGCGATCATCGCCATGCCCTGCAGCACCGCGCATGCCTTCCTCCCGGACCTGCGGCGGGCCTCGGCGGTCCCCATCCTCAGCATGATCGACGCCAGTGTGCGCCGGCTGCCCGCGGCCGCGCCGTCGGTCTCCCGGGTAGGGCTCCTCGCCACCACCGGCACCCTGGTGACGGGCCTGTACCAGGAGAGTCTGCGCGAGCAGGGCATCGACGCGGTCGTCCCCCCGCCGCTGCTTCAGCAACGGTCCGTGATGCGGGCCGTGCGGCTGATCAAAGCCGGCGAGCTGGAGGCCGCCGAGCAGGCACTGGCCCCGGCGGTCAGAAGCGTCGCCGGGGCCGGAGCGGGCATGATCGTCGCAGCATGCACGGAACTCCCCCTGGTGCTCGGTCACCGGGCCGAGAATCTCCCCGTCTTCGACCCAACCACGGCACTGGCCCAGGACGCCGTGGCGCTCGCCAGGCGTCTTCCGCGCCCCGACCACACGAAGGAATGA